A single Alphaproteobacteria bacterium DNA region contains:
- the folE gene encoding GTP cyclohydrolase I FolE yields MTASPTKKEAEQAVRTLIAWAGDNPDREGLRETPDRVTRAFAEYFSGYGIDPSDYLQKTFEEASGYDEIVLLRDIRFESFCEHHMAPMVGVAHVAYLPDKRIVGISKLARVVDLFAKRLQIQEKLTAEIADTIDSVLRPLGVAVVIEAVHSCMTTRGVHKAGATMITSRVTGVLKTDPQLRQEVLNMIRNNTGGCRFV; encoded by the coding sequence ATGACAGCATCACCAACAAAAAAAGAAGCCGAACAAGCCGTCAGAACCTTGATTGCCTGGGCTGGCGACAACCCCGATCGCGAAGGGTTACGAGAAACACCCGATCGGGTAACACGGGCGTTCGCTGAATATTTTTCCGGATACGGCATTGACCCCAGCGATTATTTGCAAAAAACCTTCGAGGAAGCCTCCGGTTATGACGAAATCGTTCTGCTGCGTGATATTCGATTCGAATCCTTTTGCGAACACCACATGGCCCCCATGGTAGGCGTTGCCCACGTTGCCTACCTTCCTGACAAGCGCATCGTTGGCATCAGCAAATTGGCCAGGGTTGTTGATTTGTTTGCCAAAAGGTTGCAAATTCAAGAAAAACTAACGGCCGAAATAGCCGACACAATCGATTCCGTTCTGCGACCTTTGGGCGTTGCCGTCGTGATTGAGGCTGTCCACAGCTGCATGACAACGCGGGGCGTTCACAAAGCCGGGGCAACCATGATCACATCCAGGGTTACGGGCGTGCTAAAAACAGATCCCCAGCTGCGTCAGGAAGTTTTAAACATGATCCGCAATAACACCGGAGGGTGTCGTTTTGTCTAA
- a CDS encoding tetratricopeptide repeat protein gives MAEKFDEFLEEIEGDIRQEKLQKLWKDYGKIVIGVAIAVLAFANGYMIWQNHKVKQNELISEHFVGAQQLLEDGKLNEAVGVMDALSKRSHKGYAFLAQFVSAAALAKDGTAENIAKAKETYRLIANDKSIDRIFCDLASIFWVNLESDTIKSTQKGELKQCLDILEPLLHKDNPWRCLAMETKSLLLYKNGQISEAVDLFTALAQDPKASEQMRERARLMSQSLAGQVVAK, from the coding sequence ATGGCTGAAAAATTTGACGAATTTTTGGAAGAGATCGAAGGCGATATCCGACAAGAAAAGCTGCAAAAGCTTTGGAAAGACTATGGCAAAATTGTCATTGGCGTGGCTATTGCTGTTCTGGCTTTTGCCAACGGTTATATGATCTGGCAAAATCACAAGGTCAAGCAGAATGAATTGATATCAGAACATTTTGTGGGCGCGCAGCAGCTTTTAGAAGACGGCAAACTGAACGAAGCCGTTGGTGTTATGGACGCGTTATCAAAACGTTCCCACAAAGGGTATGCTTTTCTGGCGCAATTTGTTTCGGCTGCCGCCCTGGCAAAGGATGGAACTGCTGAAAATATTGCAAAGGCAAAAGAAACTTATCGGTTGATTGCAAACGACAAAAGTATTGATCGGATTTTTTGTGACCTGGCTAGTATTTTTTGGGTCAACCTGGAAAGTGATACTATTAAGTCAACGCAAAAAGGTGAACTGAAGCAATGTCTTGACATTCTGGAGCCTTTGCTTCATAAGGATAACCCATGGCGCTGTTTGGCTATGGAGACAAAATCATTGCTTTTGTACAAAAATGGCCAGATTTCTGAAGCCGTAGACCTGTTCACGGCTTTGGCCCAGGATCCAAAGGCATCCGAACAAATGCGAGAGAGGGCACGTCTCATGTCGCAAAGCCTAGCCGGACAAGTAGTCGCAAAATAG
- a CDS encoding outer membrane beta-barrel protein, with the protein MKKVLLATLLTGISAHAVHAESFNGFYLGAQTGYTQRTATFGLSEDYTGPGAVANYINNASSKQKKNGMMYGVMGGYGQNMSGYYLGLEATVHDDNTSTPNQYKAASPSDNQSWSFKGSYKRGLAFGMGPRFGAVFCDSWLAYGKVMVEYSRDKIEHHYVGDTGYAPSQNFIKSQNTFVVVPGLGIEKSYGAISARLEYNYNFGAKMSQAGSYGAGTAASTDRQNVKYNAHTIKIGVSYNF; encoded by the coding sequence ATGAAGAAAGTATTACTGGCAACCTTATTAACTGGAATATCCGCCCATGCAGTCCACGCAGAATCATTCAATGGTTTTTACCTGGGGGCGCAAACCGGATATACGCAACGAACCGCAACCTTTGGATTGTCAGAAGATTACACAGGGCCTGGCGCAGTCGCCAATTACATCAATAATGCGTCAAGCAAGCAAAAAAAGAACGGTATGATGTATGGCGTAATGGGTGGATACGGCCAGAACATGAGTGGCTATTATTTGGGCCTAGAAGCCACCGTTCACGATGACAACACAAGTACGCCGAATCAATACAAAGCAGCATCACCTAGCGACAATCAGTCGTGGTCCTTTAAAGGAAGTTACAAGCGCGGATTGGCCTTTGGAATGGGACCAAGGTTCGGCGCTGTTTTTTGTGATTCATGGTTGGCTTATGGAAAAGTCATGGTGGAATACAGTCGCGATAAGATCGAACACCACTATGTTGGGGATACCGGCTATGCACCCAGTCAGAATTTCATAAAAAGCCAAAACACTTTTGTGGTTGTCCCTGGTCTTGGGATCGAAAAAAGTTATGGCGCCATTTCTGCTCGCTTAGAATACAATTATAACTTTGGCGCAAAAATGTCCCAAGCAGGTTCATACGGAGCCGGGACAGCTGCTTCCACCGATAGGCAAAATGTAAAATACAACGCCCATACTATTAAAATTGGCGTGTCTTATAATTTTTAA
- a CDS encoding shikimate kinase, with the protein MKTHSFSSRTHAPTISFMPPKTIVLVGLMGCGKTSIGRRLAKRLELSFYDSDHEVEAAAGCPIKEIYTIYGEEALRSGEHKVIMRLLDLPTHILATGGGSFLNEETRGAIKEKTISVWLNADLDTLVARVSRRSDRPLLADGNHREVLEALIAERYPVYSESDIHIETLDEPTNTTVERVIQGISDFVRLHYPHSYVLKSV; encoded by the coding sequence ATGAAAACACATTCTTTTAGTTCGCGTACACACGCACCAACCATAAGTTTTATGCCGCCGAAAACGATCGTTTTGGTGGGCTTGATGGGATGCGGGAAAACAAGTATTGGGCGCCGTTTGGCCAAGCGCCTTGAATTGTCCTTTTATGATTCCGATCATGAAGTAGAAGCAGCAGCAGGTTGCCCCATAAAAGAGATTTATACCATCTATGGAGAAGAAGCCCTGCGGAGCGGCGAACATAAGGTGATCATGCGCTTGCTTGATTTACCGACGCACATTCTGGCAACCGGAGGCGGTTCATTCCTGAACGAGGAAACCAGAGGAGCAATCAAAGAAAAAACGATTTCAGTTTGGTTGAATGCGGATTTGGATACCCTCGTTGCGCGCGTTTCACGCCGAAGCGATCGACCGCTGCTGGCTGATGGAAATCATCGCGAAGTTTTGGAGGCCTTAATCGCTGAAAGGTATCCCGTTTATTCGGAATCCGATATTCATATTGAAACCCTGGACGAACCAACAAATACTACAGTAGAGCGTGTTATACAGGGGATTAGTGATTTTGTTCGCCTGCATTACCCTCACAGTTATGTTTTAAAGTCAGTTTGA